The nucleotide sequence ATCAGCTTTTTGAAAATAAAGCTAATTTGCACTTATATGAACTTGGCCTTTGAGGACTAAAATTCAGAATTCATGGTGTTATTTGTCAGAGATCTTTTTGATGTATCGAAAGACAACATTCAAATTAAGGAGAGCAAGTGCCAAGGAATATTTCTTTCTGGAGCAACTGAGGTCAGCTACATGTGCTGAAAATCTTCCAAATGATAGAGGTACTTCTTTGTTGACCTTCCTTTTCTTGTCTGTGTTTTCAGATGCTCATAACAAATGCTGCGGAAGCCCTTCGATGCCTACATGTAAGAGTACCTTTAGAAGTAACACAGTTCATCACCGTTAACTGATTATCCTTTCATAAAATAATGCAGCGTGGAATAGCCAATAGAGCTGTTGGCGAAACTCGTATTACTCTGTTGCATCCTTCAACTTTTAGAAATAGAAGCTTTTGGAGGACTTCTTTTCTGTTCTTTATCACGTTACTGCTTTATGTTTCTAGCTGTCATTTCTGCATCTTTCAACTTGCGCAGAAATGAATGTGGCGAGTAGCAGGAGTCATTCTCTCTACATATTTTCTGTTCAACAGGAATATGTAACAGATGGAAGGTAATTCATACCTGTTTATTATCTGTCACTAATGCATCTCCACTGAAAATAGATCTATGCTTAAAAGGATGTATTCTagtactagtctcaagagtcagAACCAACTTTCTTCCAAGTTCAACTTAATTTCTTGCACAAATTTCTAGCTTCTTCTATATTATGTTTCAAGAGTTCAGAAAACCTGACGTGAACATATTATGTTACATCCCAACTCATATTTCCACTCGAGTGCTGTTTCTACCATGTAATGTAATTGTACTACCAGGTCAAAAATAGGGAAGGCGGTTCTTGTGGACTTAGCTGGCTCAGAAAAAACTGAGAAAACAGGTGCTGTTGGAACACTACTTGAAGAGGCTAAGAGCATAAATAAGTCCCTTTCAGCATTAGGAAACGTTATCAATGCACTGACAACTGGTAAAAAATGCTTCTTTCAACAAGCATGCAACATTAGATATGAAATGAGCCCATGACTTTTGCTCTTTAGAATACATTGACTGCTAGACCTTTTTCTTCCAACAGGGAAAGTGAACCACATTCCGTATAGGGATTCTAGACTCACCCGGATCCTTCAAGATGCACTGGTTAGTTGTTGTTTCATAATCAGGAAATCAAGTGCAATTGCAGTCATCTTTATCTCTATGCCGTAGGGTGGAAATTCCAGAACTGGATTGCTTTGCTGCTGTTCCCCTTGCTTGACAAATGCTTCGGAAAGCCTCTCCACATTTCGCTTTGGAGCTAGGCATGTCTGAGAATTTTTGTATGCGACTTCTACAACAAGAAACCAAATGCCATTCTTTTGCTGCAGGGCAAAGCTATTAAAATCTTCACCGAGAACCAACAATATAGATGCAAAAGACGACAAGGAGCAGACAACAGATTCTCAAATTCAAGTGTACGAACATGCAGTAACAATATTAGACAAGATGGAGGAGATTACTACCTGTCAAACTCCAGTGTGTACATACGAAACACTATTGGAAAAGGTCATTTGTATAAGGCAATACTTATCAGTCTTAAGTATTTGTTGAAATCATTCTCATGTTTGTGAATTATCTTGTGCAGCTGAGGCAGAATCTCAGTGATGAAAATGTTGACATGTTGGAACGGTTGTTCAAGCAGGAGGGCCTCATTTTTGTTCCTCGAACTGTTGAAGAACTTGAAGCAGCATTTCAAGATGTAAGAGAAAAGACAATTTCAGCACTGGAACAAAAGATCGAAAAGTTCAGGGATGCGAATATTGAGGTAATGTTGGCCCAACCTTTTTGGAACTAATGGTTGCTCTATCTTATATATCTGTCCTTTTACTGTCTGCAGCTGATGAGAGTGAATCATGCCCTCCAAGCTGAACTTGCAATTGCTCGGGAGGTTGCGCTAAAAGTGGCTGATCCAGTTGCAAACGCTCCTTGGTTCCACAAGATCATGAAATCTTTTGCTTCTTATGTCCCTTTCATTTAATTTCCTCTAAGAAGGTGAAGCAAATTGGAAACCTTATGTTACTACATTTTTTATTGATACACAAACAACACTTCTTTAACAAACATTCTTGAAACTTTATTCGATCAAGGACTTGCAAAAATACCATTGTTTGAACATATTTGATTGTTACAATTCATGGTTTCATCATTGGGGTGAAGCTTTATTTGATCAAGGACTTGGTGTATAGGAATTAGTGTCTCATAGCAAcaaatatttagctaaaattatgtTCGAATTACGTATTTGTTAACCCGTTTGATGACTAGATGAGATGGAGATCGATTCGTGCTCGCATCGACCTGGAGTCGATTTCAAATTGAGAGCTCGGCGGTCGAACTGAAATGAACCGACCGGACCGGTTCAATTGACCATTTAGATGAATCGGGGGTTTAATTGGACCTCTCTCTTCTCGCTCTGCGGCGACCCTTCCTATTCCTGGTGGTTTCGTCGCGCCGTCGCCGGCCGCCACATCGCCCGCTCCTCCGGTGTCCGTCTCGGATCCTGCAGCTCTCTCGTCGAAGGTCGCGCTCACACAGGAGCAGATCTGGCCATGGCGAACTCGCACCTCGCGGCTGCTCTCCCACGCGTTCGGGTCCCCATCACCCACGTTATCTTCGACATGGATGGCCTCCTCCTCGGTGTGATCTCGCTATCCCTTCTTTATTTTCCCCCGATTTTCGCTCGGTTTTGTTGCATCGGCGTTTACTGTGCCACGGGCAGACACGGAGCCGTTCTACACGGTGGTTCAGGAGAAGATCCTGGCGAGGTTCGGAAAGACCTTCGACTGGTCGCTCAAGGCAAAGATGATGGGGAGGAAGGCCACCGAGTCCGCCCAAATCTTTGTCAAGGAATGTGGCCTCGAAGGCCTCCTCACCCCCGAGGGATTCCTTGAAGAGAGAGAAGGAATGCTGCAGGACCTCTTCCCGTCGTGCCAGCTCTTGCCCGGTGAGTAGCGCAAACGATCCATGTGCATATTCTGCGAATTCTTTTGATTCAGATGGTCAAAGCGTGATGTAGTAGGAAAATACACGGTTTCCACTTGATTTGCAGTAGCTAATTAAATGCACCCAAAAAATTTGTGAAAAGAGGCGTTTGCATAGGAGAAATTGTTCCTTCAGAACCTTCAGTAATAAAAAATAATCGGATTGACCGTTTATGCGCACCATCATCATAACCAATGATTATGACTGTTGGGTAGGGTGAAAATGTTCAAATGTCGCCTTAAGCATCGAAAGTTAGCTTGTTTTGATTTTTGACATTCttccatctccctgagatgtttgTATTAGAAatttaacttgtattagattaCAACTGTACCAAAATCAGGATATAAGAAGCCAATATAAGTTTGTATCCATTCAGTGGATAGTTGCTTATATATCCCTAAAATCACGAATTTGAAGGATCTGTGGTGCAGTAGCTTGGAAATATTGACATCTTTCACAATATTTGACTATTTGTCATCCTTGTGTAAAGTTATCAAGTACCATCAAGTGGATTAAATTCTTCCTCATGACCAAGAGTAAGCATTAGATGAATGCCTAGACCTTGAAATTTTGTTGGTTCTTTcataattatataatataaaacacTTTGAAATATATTGGCTAGATTAACATTGGCCCTCTTGCAAACAATCATTAGGTTATTCGTTCGATATACGCACATTATCATTTAGCATAAGGTTTGAATGAAAGTTCCATATAACAGTATTACAAATGAAACAGATAGCAAGAGAGCTTACCTGTGTATGGTTTTTTCATCTTGAACTAATTAGGTTTTAGTGTTTTAGTGAACTATCATTGATTGTTGACAGTTAAGAACCAAgattctaaaattcgctaggcgttAGTTGGACGCCATACCAATGCCTAGCGCCTAGGCTGCTTAGGCGGGGACTAGCCACCGCTAGGCGGATTCCACGGTATCAACATAAATTACGTAATAAATCGTATTTTATAACTccaacacaataatatcaaatttaaaatgagttcaaaattacataattaataaaaaaaaagggcagcttggtgcacgaaactcccgttatgcggggtcctggggaatgatccattgtacgcagtcttaccctgcttttttttgcaagaggctgtttccaggattcaaatctgtgaccttttggtcacaacgcaacaactttaccgttgcgccaaggctccccttcttcccggggaaggatccactatcataattaataaaatatcataaatttattctacttctccaAAATTTTTAACAACTTGTTTTTCATcgaacacaaactcaatatcatcattgtgatcctccccttctttttcagatgcaaaatcatcctcgtaaagttctctcactctagctTCTTCGAGGTTGAATGATGAAATGACATTTCCAAAGGATGAAGCTTTGGACAACCTTCAATTCAATCGCTTCCAAGTCGCTCAGTTGAGGAAATCAGAcaataaatttttcttcaaatCAATTTCTCCAGTCTTTTAACtctttgatttctcataaatttgGGCTTCTTCATTTGCTCTAATTTCTCCAGCTCTGGTTACTCAGTAGGATGAAGATGAAGTTTGGTGCCAATCGCTAGGGTAAACCAACAAATCAATTTTCTTGTTAGACTAAAGTTTAGGGCTTATAAAACTTAAGCCCAATACAAAATAAAAGGTtagatttctaatttttttaattgagctttaaatttgaaaacccAAACTAAAAACAATCATGAAACCATGCACTATTTCTGCCGTGCCTAGACGATTCGTTCGATTTGTCGGCGCTTAGGGCTGCCTAATCCCACCTAGGCGCCAAGGCTGCCTAGGCGCCAAGGCCGCCTAGGTTGGCCGACTAGAATGTTTTCGGTGCGGCTGGCTAGCGCCTAGGCGGCTGCCTAGGCCGGTTTTTAGAAAACTGTTTAGAACAAAGTGTAATGCATTTGGATAAGTTGATAATTGCAATTCAGCCCCCTCTAGAAAGAGTCTACTTGATGTGGTTACCTTCTTCTGTATTGTGTATTCCTTGGTGTCCTATTCAGCTTGACATGGCTGTACCTAGAGATTTTGAATAGCATTTTTCTTGTTTTATGTTTGTTAGGTTGAACAGGTTGATTGTATGTGGACTTATACAAATcaatattgattttaaaaaaaaaacaaaaacctcAAGAATTACTAGGCAAAGCCATGTGTACTTTGATGATGATTCATCGGAATACATAGATTTGTTTTGTGTATTAGTGAAATTAACCATTTCTAGAAAGTTAGCATTGTAATTAACTCTTTGTCCAAAGTTGTAAAAACTGTTACACATCGTAGATTTTAGCAAAGAACACATTTAAAAAGTTATTGTAATTGAGGTGAGATGCGCATCGTGATACTTGAGATGCATATGAATGGCCAATAGAGAATGACAAAATTGGAACTCCAGATATTTCAGTTGGACTGGTTGAATCTCTTGGGATCATTGGTGTCCTATTCAGCTTGACATGGCTGTACCTAGAGATTTGGAATAACATTTTTCTTGTTTTATATTTGTTAGGTTGAGCAGGTTGATTGTATGTGGACTTATACAAATCaatattgatttaaaaaaaaaacaaaagcctCAAGAATTACTAGGCAAAGCCATGTGTACTTTGATGATGATTCATTGGAATACATAGATTTGTTTTGTGTATTAGTGAAATTAGCCATTTCTAGAAAGTTAGCATTGTAATTAACTCTTTGTCCAAAGTTGTAAAAACTGTTACACATCGTAGATTTTAGCAAAGAACACATTTAAAAAGTTATTGTAATTGAGGTGAGATGCACATCGTGATACTTGAGATGCATATGAATGGCCAATAGAGAATGACAAAATTGGGACTCCAGATATTTCAGTTGGACTGGTTGAATCTCTTGGGATCATTGTGTGAGCCTGTGTGAGGGATGAGAGTCCTTTGCCAAAAATAATCAAAAGAAATTTAGTCTTCATtgttttttcatggtattttacattgagaaaaatattttcttgaactATAAGTTTGCTTGAAAAAAATATTGTTGTGTGATCTGGTGGTCACGGATTCAAGTCGCGGAAACGATCTCTTGCAATGCAGGATAAGACTAAGTATAATTGATCCTTTCCCAGCACCCTTTTGTTAATATGTTTGCTTGAAAAAGTATCCCTCTCATCAAAGTTGCTTACTGTACTacaattgaaaatctagaaaataaTTCCTTTTGAGTGTGCTTCTAAATATATTTGAAGTTCTCAAATATTGACCTATGCCACTGGTTCTTTCTTATGAGCATCTAACGTGGATAGATCTAGGTGTTTGcttatttttaaaagcttttacATGTCAGCAGTGGTACTGGTATCAATGTCAGATGTCTGAAAGGCATATAGGAGTGGAGGGGTAGTTGAAGAATCCAAGTATTTACGGATATGACTTTAAACAAAGCTTCAATTCAAGAAAACAATACACATAGCTTGCTTATAGCATTTTGCAATGAACTGCTGGtctatttcctttttcatttcgcGAGTAGTGATGGTAGTGTTATATAGGTGCTTGTTGCTCATAGGATCACTCTTTTGAAATTCCTCCATAACCTCGTTTGTGTTGACATTTATATAATAGCTTGATTTAAGTAGGACTTGAAGATTTTAATGCTTGTTCTaattgaatttttctaagtaaggtATATCCTAGAACTGTTCTTATTATTAGAGTTGAAAATTGATATCACTATTCCGACATTATCAACTTGCAAAAAATTTAAGTGGATTTTTGCATTCCATGGGTACAACACCTTTCTACCCTTGTGATTTAAGAGAATAATGGTGCCTAATTGTCTAAGATCTATTATTTCTTGatgcatatttcttatttatTACTCTTTATTGAACTTTCACCCTAATCTAGTTTTGCTAAAATATATATTGCACAAATTCTTCTTAAACAGGTGTCAAACGTCTTGTGAATCATCTACATTCGAATGGAATACCTATGGGTGTTGCAACAGGGTAAtccttgtttgtttttttaaatGTCTAACTAATTTGGAATTTAAATGCATGGGACGCTTTGAAATGTGTCTTGATATCACATTGACCATCCTTTTCTCCACCTAAAATTTTTGGTATACTAGCCAAAAACGCCAGAATATTTAATAATTGATGTCTTAGCAGATCTCACAAGCGGCACTTTGCACTGAAGACGCAAAATCATGGAGAAATATTCGCTTTGATGCACCATGTGGTCATGGGCGATGATCCAGAAGTAAAGAAAGGCAAACCATCTCCTGATATATTTCTTGCTGCTGCAAAGAGATTTGAGGTAATCCTCTGCCAAAGAGAAACAAGTTGGAACCATTAACGTTCCTAAGTTTGCTCAATTGAATTTTATTTGTAACCAGGGAACGATCGACGACGCAAGTAAGATCCTAGTGTTTGAGGATGCACCAACAGGAGTAGCTGCAGCCAAAAATGCTGGGATGTAAGTGAATGCAAGGGCAACACTCGTTCCACTCGAAAACTTTCTTATCGTTTGTCACGATGCATGCAGGTCTGTGGTTATGGTACCAGATGCTCAGCTGGATGTTTCTCATCAAAGAGAAGCCGATCAGGTTCTTACTTCGCTCTCGGATTTCAATCCGTCAGAGTGGGGATTGCCACCATTTGAATGTTGAGTTCTTTGTTGACGTGCCTAATTACTGCACTCGTGATTTTATTCACTATTGAGTTTTTTTTCTTAGTTTCTTTAATAATCCACTTTTGGAATTGGATCAAATGTTTATCACATCTTTTTGATGACATATTCGAATAAGTCACATCGTCTCATAATTTAACTTCTTCTCGTCCGGAATAAAGCATTGAAGTTACAATACAGTCTTGATACCTGATGCGCCATCAGCATGCAACACGTGGGTGTATTGTCTTTCCATGATCATGTATGGTTACAAGATCATTATTATGGACCATGCTGCTCTGAGTGCGGCCAAAGCCGTTTTGTCATCGTGTGTGTTTTCATCAACAAGAGTCTGGATTGATTCTGTTGAATTGTTAAACATCGGGTTCAATAAAGAGACGGATAGCATTTGTACTTATGCTCCTGTGATGTTTGATGGGAAATTTTTACAGGACCGGATCTGTCGTCTCAGATTTGGTATTATACATTTTTCTTATGTTCTTGTCATGTACATTGCTTGGATCTGAATCAGACAAGtgctcattattttttttattcagttTACGTCAATTAATTCTGGAGTAATCGGTAACAAATTTAAAACTCGATTTTTGAAAATTGAGAAAATGCTAATCTCTTggggcaaaagacgaatacgttccTCTTAGTGTCTCAGAAAATGCTAATCTCGAGAGCATGGACAAGTGCTTATTGTTGAGCATAAAACTAATAATTTTACTTATTATAATATTTCCATaaccaaaagataaaataaaataaaagcatTTCACTTTTTTGGCGTACATGAAAAGTAAACAAACAACAAAGTTAATGAATTCTTAATGGAGCCAAATAAAAACAGATGCCAATTAAATGATATACACACACTTTTTGTGAGGCATGAGTACAATAATTTGCTTTATTTCCATGTTCTTCCGATTCTATCCCAACTGTTTCACGTACAAGACAATACTCGCATTGGTCCACCCTTTTTATGGGTTCACGTGGCTCCAATAGAAcacaatttcttttcttttcctttttttttttttaaaaaaaagaaattgtCAAATCATTTTCTTTATTAGTTTCTTAACAAAGTCTATGTGAGGAATACTTATAAGTAATGTATGATACTACAAAGTCATGTAGTTTATGATTCATGATTGCCATGCTACTTATAAAATTATGTATAATACATACAGTTGGTAAATAAATGTAAAGATGCCACAATCAAATGATTGCTGCATTCTTAAATTAATCTGTTCATCCAAATCATTTCTAAATTTCAGCAACAAACAAAAATTGGTGGGCTCTTAAGTCATGATCACTCAAACCGAATCTTGTTTGATTTGCGAAAGAAAACAAGACGAGATTAAAGACCTAATTCCTTTGCTCTTCGAGTTCAATAATTAAACAACATAAAAGATTTCCCCCCCAAAACATTTCCTATTGTAATTATCAGTCAGAACTGTAGTATTTTGGCCATAGTGGCATTTTGGCACATGCATATTGGTGTCCTTGTGCAAAAGTGAAAGGGCTCCATATCCAACTCTTTCTCATTATTGGAGTGGTTtgcttttgtttttatttcttttagtttAGAGTTCTTGGAATTTAATTGCAAAATGATCAGCTGTATCTCCACTGACACTACTGCATTAATTAATCATGGAGAATTCAATGATTTTGGCACCCAACTCTTAGCTATAAATTGTGCTTGTATTTGTCTAAGTGCGTCCAAAGAAGCTCAGCTAAATGGGACACACAGCTTCAATGAATCCCATGTGCAACTTTGCTCTCCTCCAAACCCAATCAATGGCATGAAAACAAGAAGCTTAAAACACTCCAATTCTTCTCAAAAAAACTTTCACTAGTGCTCCACAGTAGCTCTTTGGCGTTTATGAGGAATTTGTATGCACTACTTTCAGTATTAGAGAGAAAGCATTCAAATAGTAAGGTTAATGAAATCTTAAaggatatatattatatatatatattgcatatTTTTATGATGAATGATATATAGGTTTTCTTATATTGAGGCATGGTAGTGTTAACAACTTGGTAAGCATCTATATTGTGTAAATATCACTAAACATCATATCTGAATAATTAGCATTTGGTTGTTGATTGGAATAAGAATAAGATCTATAAGTCTAAAATTCAAGTAGTAtgattgttgaactttaatttgaGTCCCTACACAATTGAGTTGAGTTATTGATTAGAAGTGGTTAGGTCTCCCAAAGTGACATTTGAAAGAGTAATCTTATAGTAAGTAGAGAGAAAATTAATGGAGTCGTAGCTTTCATTGTGATTAGCGTGTGGGGCTTAGTCTTTCATGAGACAGGCGAAGAGTAGAAGTGTTTTGTGCTTGCAAGGGACTTGATGAAACAATTTAAGAGAGGTAGAAAGACATGAGAGTTACCAATCAATGGGTGATGCCTAGTGGTTGAGCCTTGTTGCTTTTGGTGTGGTCGGTGTGAAGCCGCATATATAGAACAAGAAAGCACCTTGTAGTGACTAAGGAAAATCAAATGCGTGCAATGGGACCAACGCAAAGTTTTCTATATTATTTAAGGTTATCCATAATCATCTTTTGTCCTTGTTTAGACTATTAGTGTACGGCTTGCATGATTAGCGACTATGACATTTTACTttttcttggattttttttttaaaatttctatccaTCCAAAACAATTGGCCAATTGCCCATTAGATGTGCTTGGTTGGTCAAGTCTACTTAGCCCATATGTTTAGCTTGTCCAACTCACTTAATCTAACTATTCGATCCACTTAGTTACTTCAACAAACATAATTAGATTGACTTGTTTGGTTAGTTGGATTCCATCTAGTGTGTTGATCTAGTCATTCCACTAATCGCTTCTTATCTACCCAAACCAACCAATTTGACTTTCTTATTCCATATGACCCACCATCTAATGCATTTGACTTGCCAACTCTATGAGTCACATGATCATTTTGACTATGATGTCAATCCAACCTAATGCATTGTTCAACATGTATAGTTTGATAGTTCTTTAAATTTTTGGACATC is from Zingiber officinale cultivar Zhangliang chromosome 7B, Zo_v1.1, whole genome shotgun sequence and encodes:
- the LOC122006457 gene encoding kinesin-like protein KIN-1 isoform X2, which gives rise to MANITVCVRFRPFISSEKKLHGESTCIQALDAQSFAFQDEKGEDAIFCFDKAFYQDSDQVEVYDFLAMPIIEGALNGINGTILIYGQGPSVLDEDQKKKGLLPRVVDGLFEGMKSFSELTKWTVKLTMVEIYMDKIRDLFDVSKDNIQIKESKCQGIFLSGATEMLITNAAEALRCLHRGIANRAVGETQMNVASSRSHSLYIFSVQQEYVTDGRSKIGKAVLVDLAGSEKTEKTGAVGTLLEEAKSINKSLSALGNVINALTTGKVNHIPYRDSRLTRILQDALGGNSRTGLLCCCSPCLTNASESLSTFRFGARAKLLKSSPRTNNIDAKDDKEQTTDSQIQVYEHAVTILDKMEEITTCQTPVCTYETLLEKLRQNLSDENVDMLERLFKQEGLIFVPRTVEELEAAFQDVREKTISALEQKIEKFRDANIELMRVNHALQAELAIAREVALKVADPVANAPWFHKIMKSFASYVPFI
- the LOC122006457 gene encoding kinesin-like protein KIN-1 isoform X3, giving the protein MANITVCVRFRPFISSEKKLHGESTCIQALDAQSFAFQDEKGEDAIFCFDKAFYQDSDQVEVYDFLAMPIIEGALNGINGTILIYGQVEIYMDKIRDLFDVSKDNIQIKESKCQGIFLSGATEMLITNAAEALRCLHRGIANRAVGETQMNVASSRSHSLYIFSVQQEYVTDGRSKIGKAVLVDLAGSEKTEKTGAVGTLLEEAKSINKSLSALGNVINALTTGKVNHIPYRDSRLTRILQDALGGNSRTGLLCCCSPCLTNASESLSTFRFGARAKLLKSSPRTNNIDAKDDKEQTTDSQIQVYEHAVTILDKMEEITTCQTPVCTYETLLEKLRQNLSDENVDMLERLFKQEGLIFVPRTVEELEAAFQDVREKTISALEQKIEKFRDANIELMRVNHALQAELAIAREVALKVADPVANAPWFHKIMKSFASYVPFI
- the LOC122006457 gene encoding kinesin-like protein KIN-1 isoform X4; translated protein: MVYDIMITNTKYIPYILKGPSVLDEDQKKKGLLPRVVDGLFEGMKSFSELTKWTVKLTMVEIYMDKIRDLFDVSKDNIQIKESKCQGIFLSGATEMLITNAAEALRCLHRGIANRAVGETQMNVASSRSHSLYIFSVQQEYVTDGRSKIGKAVLVDLAGSEKTEKTGAVGTLLEEAKSINKSLSALGNVINALTTGKVNHIPYRDSRLTRILQDALGGNSRTGLLCCCSPCLTNASESLSTFRFGARAKLLKSSPRTNNIDAKDDKEQTTDSQIQVYEHAVTILDKMEEITTCQTPVCTYETLLEKLRQNLSDENVDMLERLFKQEGLIFVPRTVEELEAAFQDVREKTISALEQKIEKFRDANIELMRVNHALQAELAIAREVALKVADPVANAPWFHKIMKSFASYVPFI
- the LOC122006457 gene encoding kinesin-like protein KIN-1 isoform X1 — translated: MANITVCVRFRPFISSEKKLHGESTCIQALDAQSFAFQDEKGEDAIFCFDKAFYQDSDQVEVYDFLAMPIIEGALNGINGTILIYGQTGAGKTYSMEGPSVLDEDQKKKGLLPRVVDGLFEGMKSFSELTKWTVKLTMVEIYMDKIRDLFDVSKDNIQIKESKCQGIFLSGATEMLITNAAEALRCLHRGIANRAVGETQMNVASSRSHSLYIFSVQQEYVTDGRSKIGKAVLVDLAGSEKTEKTGAVGTLLEEAKSINKSLSALGNVINALTTGKVNHIPYRDSRLTRILQDALGGNSRTGLLCCCSPCLTNASESLSTFRFGARAKLLKSSPRTNNIDAKDDKEQTTDSQIQVYEHAVTILDKMEEITTCQTPVCTYETLLEKLRQNLSDENVDMLERLFKQEGLIFVPRTVEELEAAFQDVREKTISALEQKIEKFRDANIELMRVNHALQAELAIAREVALKVADPVANAPWFHKIMKSFASYVPFI
- the LOC122006459 gene encoding (DL)-glycerol-3-phosphatase 2-like produces the protein MNRGFNWTSLFSLCGDPSYSWWFRRAVAGRHIARSSGVRLGSCSSLVEGRAHTGADLAMANSHLAAALPRVRVPITHVIFDMDGLLLDTEPFYTVVQEKILARFGKTFDWSLKAKMMGRKATESAQIFVKECGLEGLLTPEGFLEEREGMLQDLFPSCQLLPGVKRLVNHLHSNGIPMGVATGSHKRHFALKTQNHGEIFALMHHVVMGDDPEVKKGKPSPDIFLAAAKRFEGTIDDASKILVFEDAPTGVAAAKNAGMSVVMVPDAQLDVSHQREADQVLTSLSDFNPSEWGLPPFEC